One genomic region from Streptomyces sp. NBC_01304 encodes:
- a CDS encoding SigE family RNA polymerase sigma factor, translating to MGEQLGAADDEFHGFVNSRWSRLMRTAFLLTGDRHAAEDLVQSSLERAYVSWRKVIKADDPDSYVRRIMVNTHARGHRRKLKEFLSARDAPSLAEQSESAEVTDRITQADDRSMLLRALAQLPPRQRQAVVLRYWEDLTESQTALTMGCSVGSVKSNAAKGIAKLRAIPGLAEMVASGGKKR from the coding sequence ATGGGGGAGCAACTGGGAGCCGCGGACGATGAGTTCCACGGCTTCGTGAACAGCCGCTGGTCGCGGCTGATGCGCACGGCGTTCCTGCTGACAGGTGACAGGCACGCCGCCGAGGACCTGGTGCAGTCGTCCTTGGAGCGGGCCTATGTGTCCTGGCGCAAGGTGATCAAGGCCGACGACCCGGACTCGTACGTCCGGCGCATCATGGTCAACACCCATGCCCGCGGCCACCGCAGAAAGCTCAAGGAATTCCTGTCGGCGCGCGACGCCCCGTCCTTGGCGGAGCAGTCCGAGAGCGCCGAAGTGACCGACCGGATCACCCAGGCCGACGACCGCTCGATGCTGCTGCGCGCCCTGGCCCAACTGCCGCCCAGACAGCGGCAAGCGGTCGTCCTGCGCTACTGGGAGGACCTGACCGAGTCCCAGACGGCCCTCACCATGGGCTGCTCCGTGGGCTCGGTGAAGAGCAATGCGGCGAAGGGGATCGCGAAACTTCGGGCGATACCCGGCCTCGCGGAGATGGTGGCCAGCGGAGGGAAGAAGCGATGA
- a CDS encoding response regulator transcription factor: MIRVLLAEDQGMMRGALALLLGMEHDIEVVAQVSAGDKIVDAALTARPDVALLDIELPGRSGLDAAADLREECPDCRVLILTTFGRPGYLRRAMDAGAAGFLVKDGPVEDLAEAIRQVLRGETVIDPALAAAALSAGPNPLTERECDVLKASVDGATVADIAGKLHLSESTVRNYLSAAIGKTGTRNRMEAVREARQRGWL; the protein is encoded by the coding sequence ATGATCAGAGTCCTGCTCGCCGAGGATCAGGGCATGATGCGCGGCGCCCTCGCCCTGCTGCTCGGGATGGAGCACGACATCGAGGTCGTCGCCCAGGTCTCGGCAGGCGACAAGATCGTGGACGCCGCGCTCACCGCACGCCCCGACGTGGCCCTCCTCGACATCGAACTCCCCGGCCGCAGCGGCCTGGACGCGGCGGCCGACCTGCGCGAGGAGTGCCCCGACTGCCGCGTCCTGATCCTCACCACCTTCGGCCGCCCCGGCTATCTGCGCCGTGCCATGGACGCGGGCGCGGCGGGATTCCTGGTCAAGGACGGCCCGGTGGAGGACCTGGCCGAGGCGATCCGTCAGGTGCTGCGGGGCGAGACGGTGATCGACCCGGCGCTGGCGGCTGCCGCCCTGAGCGCGGGCCCCAACCCCCTCACCGAGCGCGAGTGCGACGTCCTGAAGGCCTCGGTGGACGGCGCGACCGTCGCCGACATCGCGGGCAAGCTGCACTTGTCGGAGTCGACGGTGCGGAACTATCTGTCGGCGGCCATCGGGAAGACGGGGACGCGGAACCGGATGGAGGCGGTGCGGGAGGCTCGGCAGCGGGGGTGGCTCTGA